The Streptomyces sp. NBC_00569 genomic sequence CCGTTCCTCGTAACGTGCCAGGTCGGCCCTGCACCAGCGTGCGAACCTTTCGCGTCCCGCCGTTTCGCCTCCGGCCGACAGCCCCGGCGAGACGCCGGACATTCGCGTGCGGGACGGCAGCGCCTCGCCGCGCACCCCGTCGGGTACGCGCACGGCGCGCGGCGCGGGCAGGGGCGCGCGCAGGGGTTCCTTCGACCACTGACGGAAGTAGGGCGTGAAGACCGCGTAGTGATCGGAGCCGGCCGGAGTCACCGCACCGGGAGCGACCGCGGTGACCACTCCCTCGTAGACGCGCAGGGTCACGCCCTGGCGGCGGAGTGCGTCGCGCAGTCGTCGTTCGCGGCAGTGCGCGTAGCCGGTGACACCGGCCGCCATGTAGACCTGTGTGGCCCCGGACTCCGCCGCGACGGCGCACACTTCCGGTGCAACGGGTCCCGACCGCAGGACGAGCCGACCGCCCAGGCCGCGCAGCGAGGCGTCGAGGTCGGCGAGGCAGTCGGCCAGGAACGCGTCCCTGTTGGGCACGGCGAAGCCGGCCTCGCGGATACCGGGATCACGCACGAACAACGGCACCACCTCGTCCGCCGCCGCGACCGCGGCGTGCAGGGGTGGGTGGTCGTGCGTGCGCAGGTCCGAGGTGAACAGGACGACCGCGACGGTCATGGGATCTCTCCTGGTGCAGTGCTGCTGTTGCGGTGGGGAAAAGCGGTGTCTATTGCTGCGAGGTTCTTCTCGTTCGGTGGCCGCCACGGATGCGGACTGTGCGTGTTCCGTTGACGCGCGCCTGCGCACCCTTGACCGCGGCGAGGGTGATGTTGCGTGTCATGCCGCCGAACACGAGGGTGTGGAACGGGAGGACGAGCCACCAGTAGACGTGTCCCAGCAGACCCCGCGGGTGAAACAGGGCGCGCTGCCGGTAGCGAGTGCCGCCCTGTGGATCCCTCTCGACCCGCATCTCCAGCCAGGCGAGACCTGGCAGACGCATCTCCGCCCGCAGACGCAGCAGCCGTCCGGGTTCGATCTCCTCGACCCGCCAGAAGTCCAGTGAGTCGCCGACCCGCAGACGCTCGGTGTCGCGGCGTCCGCGCCGCAGGCCGACACCGCCGACGAACCGATCCAGCCAGCCCCGCACGGCCCAGGCGAGCGGGAAGGAATACCACCCGTTCTCCCCGCCTATCCCCTCGACCACCCTCCACAGGGCTTCTCCTGAGGCGTCCACCGCGCTCAGGCGTTCGTCCTGGTAGAGGCTGCCTCCCGCCCAGTCCGGGTCCGTGGGCAGCGGATCGCTGGGGGCGCCGGGAGCAGAGGCGGAGGACCAGCGGGTGACGACCTGGGCCTCCCGGACCCGGCGCAGTGCCAGCGAGAGCGCCTCGTCGAACGCCAGTGGCCGACCCGGAAGGTCCGGCACATACGTGGCAATGTCGTGTTCGCCGCAGACAACCTCGTACCGAAGCGACTCGGTGAGCGGCCGGGCCAGCGCGGCCGGCACCGGAGTGACCAGACCCACCCAGTGACTCGACAGCCTCGGGGTGAGCACCGGAACCGGCACGATGAGCCGACGCGGCAGTCCGGCCACGGTGGCGTAGCGGCACATCATCTCGCGGTAGGTCAGCACTTCGGGCCCGCCGATGTCGAACGCCCGGTCGACGTCGGCGGGCATGGTGGCCGAGCCGACGAGGTAGCGCAGTACGTCGCGCACCCCGATGGGCTGGGTACGGGTGTGGACCCAACTGGGTGTGACCATGACCGGCAGACGTTCGGTCAGATAGCGCAGCATCTCGAAGGAGGCGGAGCCGGAGCCGATCACGACGGCGGCCCGCAGAACGGTCGCGGGGACCGGTCCGTCGAGGAAGACGTGCCCGACTTCGGCCCTGGAACGCAGGTGTGGGGAGATGGAACTTTCGGGGACGCCCCGGGGAGTGAGTCCGCCCAGGTAGACGATCCTCTGGACGCCACAGGCGTGCGCCTGCGCGGCGAAGATCTCGGCGGCGCGGCGGTCGGCGGCCTCGAAACCGGCACCGGAGCCGAGCGAGTGCACCAGGTAGTAGGCGACATGGATACCGCGCAGAGCGGCAGCGACCGACTCCGCGTCCTGAACGTCACCGCGCACCGTTTCGACGTCACCGGCCCAGGGATGATCACGCAGCTTGCCGGGCGAGCGGGCCATGCAGCGCACCCGGTGACCGGCCGCCAGCAGTTCCGGGACCAGCCTGCCTCCGATGTACCCGGAGGCCCCGGTCACAAGGCAGTGCAGCGGCTCATCGGACCGTCGTCGGTTCTCCACCATGGCTCGTCCTCCCAGCGCTCGGCCAAGTTCCTTTCCGGCGCTTCGCGCCCGCTCCAAGTGGCCCGCCACGATCGGCGCCCACCGACGTACATGTTTCGCAGCAAAGCGCCGTCATGGATGCGGCGCGCGCAAAGAATCCGCCGGTACACGGCGTAGCGGGCAGACGACGGCACTCCTGAGGAACTGCACCCCCCGGCGGCGGATCGGCCGACCGCACCGCGAACGTGCGTGGCAGTCGCCGTGACATGGCCGACGGTGGCCCCAGCACACCGGGGTCACTCCGGAGCGCTTCCTACGTCGTCGTCGAGGGGATGGCAGCGGCTCGTGGTGCGAGTCCCTCCATCCGCCCGTTACCGATGGACCCGACGTCATGCCCGCCGGCTCACCTGGGTGGGCAGCGCGCAGCCCATGGTGGCCTTGCCCCTCCGTCGGGCTCGCCGGTCCGGCGGACTGCGGAAGCACGGTCAGCGCCTGGTACTGCACCAGCCCACTGACGCGCCCCAGCGGCACCACGCACCGGCAGCGCCGCCCGTTTCAGCTGGGGGGTCCTGCCAGTGCCTGGAACGCCGGGCGCAGCAGGGCGGCGATGCGGTCGGGCGAGGCGCCGCGAAGAGCGGCAAGGCCGAGGAATTGGTGGCCGATGGTGACGCCCAGCAAGGCGGTGACGAACAGTGCGGCGCGAAGCTCCGGATCCTCGGCCGCGGGCAGGGCGGCGCTCACGCTGTCGATCTGACGATCGAGGGCGGCGCGGACGTGTTCGGCTGCTGCCGGATCGGTGAGCATGGAGCGGATCATCGCCAGCGTGCCCTCGGGAAGGCCGCCGAGCTTGAGGCCGAGCGTGGCCAGCAGCTGATCGACCAGCGCGTCGGTGTCAGCACTTGTTGTCAGTACGGGAAACGCCTGCACGGACTGGGCGAAAAGCTCGCGCTTCGAACCGAAGTACTGCATGACCAGAGCCGGGTCGACGCTCGCCGCAGTCGCCACGGCGCGGATGGTGGTGCGATCGAATCCCTTCTCGGCGAACAGCTCCCGGGCGCTGTCGAGGATGCGCGCCTCGGTCGCTCGGCGACGGTCGGCGCGGGACTGGCGAGGAGTGGACACCGATTCACTCTACAGCCGTTGACCGAACTTTCCCCCGACCCTACGGTGAAGGGGTCAACAAGTGTTGAGCGAATGGAGGCCTCTGTGTCGCATGCGGAAACACCTGCGGTTCGCACCCCTCGCGAGGTGCTGAACCGCTACTACCAGGCCATGCTCGACAAGTCCCCGGATGATCTCGCCGATCTCTATGCCATGGACGCGGTGCACGAGTTCCCCTTCACCTCTCCCGGTTTCCCTCCTCTCTACGAGGGACGCGAGGCAGTACGCGCGGGATACCGGGCGGCCTGGGGCACAAGCCCCGTCCAGGTGCAGGAGGTCAGGAAGATCGCGGCCTACGAGACCGCCGATCCCGAAATGATCATCGCCGAGCACGTCGTGGTGGGAACGCTGCCGACCAGACACACCAGCTTCACCGTCCCCGGTCTTCTGATACTCCACATCCGCAACGGACTGATCACGCGGGCCCGCGACTACATGGACAGCTCGAGCGTCGCCGCCGCCAGAGGATGAGGCCCAGACCGACAGAGGTGGACCGGTCCGCCTGGGACCCAAGTCGAATCGGACCAGACCCCTTCAGACGGGACCGGTTCCCTTTTTGGTTCGTGGATCGATCAGCGTTCTGGATCTCGATCGAGTCGTCACGCGCCCAGGCCGGGGGCTGTGGCCCGACTCAGTGGACGGTGCCGGCCGTCCCACCGCCGCCGGTGGCGACGCCGCCGACCGGTTTGGGCGCGGGGAAGGGAGGCTTGTCCTGCCTGCAGGTCGTTCCGGCCGGCGGGAGCGTGCCGTCGATGAGGTACCGGCTCTCGTACGTCTTCACGCAGCTGCTGGGGTTGACCAGGGCGGTGTGACCGTACCCCTCGTGGGTGAGCAGGCGGGCGTCGGCCAGTTCCCCGGCCAGCGCCTGCGCGTCCGCGTAGGGAGTGGCGGGGTCGTACTTGGTGCCGACCAGCAGGACCGGGTGTGCCGTCGGCCTGTTCCACGGACCCCGGTAGCGGTCGGCCGCGACGGCCGGCCAGGAGGCACACCCGATGGTGGCCCAGGTCCAGAAGCGTCCGGCGTCACCGGCACGTGCGGCGGCGGCCTCTTCCAGGGCGGGGTAGGCGGCGGCGTCACGCGGGTTGGGGCTGTCGCCGCAGAGCACCGCAGCCGCCTGTTCCTCGCCGAGGTACGGATCCGGATGCGGAACCGGCGGCGGAGGCGGAAGCGAGGACTCCTTGGCGACGCGGCCCTGCCAGAGGTCCTGCAGCCTG encodes the following:
- a CDS encoding SDR family oxidoreductase, producing MVENRRRSDEPLHCLVTGASGYIGGRLVPELLAAGHRVRCMARSPGKLRDHPWAGDVETVRGDVQDAESVAAALRGIHVAYYLVHSLGSGAGFEAADRRAAEIFAAQAHACGVQRIVYLGGLTPRGVPESSISPHLRSRAEVGHVFLDGPVPATVLRAAVVIGSGSASFEMLRYLTERLPVMVTPSWVHTRTQPIGVRDVLRYLVGSATMPADVDRAFDIGGPEVLTYREMMCRYATVAGLPRRLIVPVPVLTPRLSSHWVGLVTPVPAALARPLTESLRYEVVCGEHDIATYVPDLPGRPLAFDEALSLALRRVREAQVVTRWSSASAPGAPSDPLPTDPDWAGGSLYQDERLSAVDASGEALWRVVEGIGGENGWYSFPLAWAVRGWLDRFVGGVGLRRGRRDTERLRVGDSLDFWRVEEIEPGRLLRLRAEMRLPGLAWLEMRVERDPQGGTRYRQRALFHPRGLLGHVYWWLVLPFHTLVFGGMTRNITLAAVKGAQARVNGTRTVRIRGGHRTRRTSQQ
- a CDS encoding TetR/AcrR family transcriptional regulator — protein: MSTPRQSRADRRRATEARILDSARELFAEKGFDRTTIRAVATAASVDPALVMQYFGSKRELFAQSVQAFPVLTTSADTDALVDQLLATLGLKLGGLPEGTLAMIRSMLTDPAAAEHVRAALDRQIDSVSAALPAAEDPELRAALFVTALLGVTIGHQFLGLAALRGASPDRIAALLRPAFQALAGPPS
- a CDS encoding nuclear transport factor 2 family protein, giving the protein MLNRYYQAMLDKSPDDLADLYAMDAVHEFPFTSPGFPPLYEGREAVRAGYRAAWGTSPVQVQEVRKIAAYETADPEMIIAEHVVVGTLPTRHTSFTVPGLLILHIRNGLITRARDYMDSSSVAAARG